The genomic stretch ATGACTTTAACTGCTGACTCAGTTTGGAATGAATGCTTGTCTTTTATAAAGGACAATATCAAACCACAAGCATACAAAACATGGTTTGAACCTATTAAACCCGTAAAACTTTCAGGAGAAGCTTTAACTATACAAGTACCAAGTAAGTTTTTCTATGAATGGTTAGAAGAACATTACATAAAACTTTTAAGAGTTGCATTAGTAAGACAATTAGGTAGTGATGCCAAATTGATTTACGATGTAAAAATGGAAAACAATTACAGTAGTAATAGACCTCAAATTGTTAAAATTCCTAGTTCTAATAGAGATCCTTTAAAGCCACAAAAAGTAGCTGTGCCTTTAGAATCTAACAAAAGAGAACTAAGAAACCCGTTTGTGATACCTGGTTTACAAAAAGTTAAAGTAGAGTCACAATTAAATCCTAATTATAATTTTTTAAATTTTGTAGAAGGAGATTCTAACAGGTTGGCAAGATCTGCTGGTATGGCAGTTGCAAACAAACCTGGCGGTACTTCTTTTAATCCGTTATTAATTTACGGTGGAGTAGGTTTGGGTAAAACACACTTAGCACATGCAATTGGTGTTGATATTAAAGATAAATATCCAGACAAAACAGTGTTGTATATTTCTTCGGAAAAATTTACACAACAATTTATAGACTCTGTAAAATCGAATACAAGAAATGATTTTATTCATTTCTATCAAATGATTGATGTTTTAATTATTGATGATGTACAATTTTTGTCTGGTAAAGCAGGTACACAAGATGTATTTTTCCATATATTTAATCATTTACATCAAAATGGTAAGCAAGTTATTTTAACGTCAGACAAAGCGCCTGTAGATATGCAAGACATAGAGCAGCGATTGTTATCTCGATTTAAATGGGGATTATCTGCAGAATTACAAGCGCCAGATTACGAAACTAGAATTTCTATTTTAGACAATAAATTGTTTAGAGATGGTGTAGAAATGCCAGAAGAAATTGTAGAATATATTGCAAAAAATATCAAATCTAATGTTAGAGAATTAGAAGGTGTAATTATTTCTATGATTGCGCAAGCTTCTTTTAATAGAAAAGAATTCTCTTTAGAATTAGCAAAACAAATTGTAGACAAATTTGTTAAAAATACTAAGAAAGAAGTTTCTATAGATTACATACAGAAAGAAGTTTCTAAGTATTTTGATATGGATGTAGCTACATTGCAATCTAAAACTAGAAAACGCCATATTGTACAAGCACGTCAATTGGCAATGTATTTTGCTAAAAGATTAACAAAAACGTCATTGGCAAGTATTGGTAATCAAATAGGGCAGAGAGATCACGCAACAGTTTTACACGCATGTAAAACCGTAGATAATTTAACTGAAACTGATAAGCAGTTTAAAAAATATGTAGAAGATTTAACTAAAAAGTTAACTTTCTAGTTTTTTAATAAAAGACAATTTAATTTGATGAAAAAAGTACTAATGGTTTGCTTAGGAAATATTTGTAGATCTCCTTTAGCCGAAGGTATTTTAAAATCGAAAGTAGATTCTAAACAAGTTTTTGTAGATTCTGCGGGTACAGCAGCTTATCATGTAGGTAATTTGCCAGATGATCGTTCTATTGCTGTGGCTAAAAAGTACAACATCGATATTACTAATCAATCTGCAAGAAAATTTACAGTTTCAGATTTTGATTCTTTTGATATTATTTATGCAATGGATAGCAGTAACTTAAATAATATACTTGCATTAAGTAGAGATGATGCTGATACACAAAAAGTAAGATTAATTTTAAATGAATCTGAACCTTCAAAGAATCTTTCTGTTCCAGATCCATATTACGGTGGAAAATCTGGTTTCGAAGACGTTTTTAATATGCTAGATAAAGCATGTACTGTTATTGCTAAGTCTTTATAATATTCAATTTAAAATTTACAAGTTTCTAAAAATATATAGTTATGATTGGTAAACTCTATTTAATTCCGACAACTCTTGGAGATACAGAACCTTTAGAGGTAATGCCTTTATCGGTAAAAAAAGTAGTAGAAGAAATTGATTATTATATTGTAGAGAACGAAAAAACAGCTCGAAGATTTATTAAGAAAATTTCACCTAAAAAATCCCAACCTTCTTTGCAGTTGATGTCTTTAGACAAGTATGCAGACGAAATGGAAACAAGAAAGTATTTAGATGTTTGTAATGAAGGAATAAATGTTGGTTTACTTTCAGAAGCAGGTGTACCGGCTGTAGCAGATCCGGGAGCAACTATTGTAAAAATGGCTCACGAAAAAAATATTAAAGTAGTGCCATTAGTTGGTCCGAGTTCTATTTTAATGGCAATGATGAGTTCTGGTATGAATGGTCAAAATTTTGCATTTAATGGGTATTTACCAATAGACAAAGGAGACAGAAAAAGAGCTTTAAAAGATTTGGAAAAGTTATCTAAAGATAAAAATCAATCTCAAATTTTTATAGAAACTCCGTATAGAAATGAAAAAATGTTTGCAGATTTAAAGGCTATATTGGCACCAACAACTAATTTATGTATTGCTGCAGATATTACATTACCATC from Polaribacter marinaquae encodes the following:
- the dnaA gene encoding chromosomal replication initiator protein DnaA, whose product is MTLTADSVWNECLSFIKDNIKPQAYKTWFEPIKPVKLSGEALTIQVPSKFFYEWLEEHYIKLLRVALVRQLGSDAKLIYDVKMENNYSSNRPQIVKIPSSNRDPLKPQKVAVPLESNKRELRNPFVIPGLQKVKVESQLNPNYNFLNFVEGDSNRLARSAGMAVANKPGGTSFNPLLIYGGVGLGKTHLAHAIGVDIKDKYPDKTVLYISSEKFTQQFIDSVKSNTRNDFIHFYQMIDVLIIDDVQFLSGKAGTQDVFFHIFNHLHQNGKQVILTSDKAPVDMQDIEQRLLSRFKWGLSAELQAPDYETRISILDNKLFRDGVEMPEEIVEYIAKNIKSNVRELEGVIISMIAQASFNRKEFSLELAKQIVDKFVKNTKKEVSIDYIQKEVSKYFDMDVATLQSKTRKRHIVQARQLAMYFAKRLTKTSLASIGNQIGQRDHATVLHACKTVDNLTETDKQFKKYVEDLTKKLTF
- a CDS encoding low molecular weight protein-tyrosine-phosphatase — its product is MKKVLMVCLGNICRSPLAEGILKSKVDSKQVFVDSAGTAAYHVGNLPDDRSIAVAKKYNIDITNQSARKFTVSDFDSFDIIYAMDSSNLNNILALSRDDADTQKVRLILNESEPSKNLSVPDPYYGGKSGFEDVFNMLDKACTVIAKSL
- a CDS encoding SAM-dependent methyltransferase encodes the protein MIGKLYLIPTTLGDTEPLEVMPLSVKKVVEEIDYYIVENEKTARRFIKKISPKKSQPSLQLMSLDKYADEMETRKYLDVCNEGINVGLLSEAGVPAVADPGATIVKMAHEKNIKVVPLVGPSSILMAMMSSGMNGQNFAFNGYLPIDKGDRKRALKDLEKLSKDKNQSQIFIETPYRNEKMFADLKAILAPTTNLCIAADITLPSEYIKTLSIKDWKFQTPDLHKKPAIFIIHK